The window TCTGTTACTTGCCGCTGCCAGGCAGAGGCCTGCAATAGCGCCTATCTCAAACCCTCCTACCTTGGCCAGCACATCAATTGGACTTGATGGATCGGGTTTATTCACATCCAGAGCCCTTTTAATGGCACGAACTTTCCTCTCCCTGCCACTGTCGTCCAGGCCGGTACCTTTTCCGGTTACCTTACTCACTTCCGTGTCTGTTAAACACGAAATTATTGCACTGCTTGGTGTCGTATTGGCAATACCCATATCACCAGTAGCAACAATATCTAAACCGGCAGCTATTTCGTCAAGGAGAACTTCAATCCCCACTTCAAGTGATTCGACCGCCTGCTCATGGGACATTGCGGGACCATGAATCATGTTAGCTGTTCCGTAATCTACCTTTTTAATCCGGAGGCCTTCGGCAGGTTCAAAATCTGTATTTACTCCGCAATCAACAACAATTACCCTTGCACCTGCGTGTTGCGCAAACAGGTTTATTGTTGCATCTCCATTAAGAAAGCTTCTCACCATTTGACGTGTTACCTCTTGCGGAAAAGCACTTACTCCTTCTTGAGAAACTCCATGATCGCCTGCCATGGTAAATACTGCCTTATGTTTAACGGTTGCAGAAATTACCTTTTTTATTGATGCATAAATAGTGGCAAATTCTTCCAGTCGCCCAAGACTTCCAGAAGGGA is drawn from Candidatus Scalindua sp. and contains these coding sequences:
- the cobT gene encoding nicotinate-nucleotide--dimethylbenzimidazole phosphoribosyltransferase: MKLLNQTIENIEEVIIDPDDRIRERFDSLAIPSGSLGRLEEFATIYASIKKVISATVKHKAVFTMAGDHGVSQEGVSAFPQEVTRQMVRSFLNGDATINLFAQHAGARVIVVDCGVNTDFEPAEGLRIKKVDYGTANMIHGPAMSHEQAVESLEVGIEVLLDEIAAGLDIVATGDMGIANTTPSSAIISCLTDTEVSKVTGKGTGLDDSGRERKVRAIKRALDVNKPDPSSPIDVLAKVGGFEIGAIAGLCLAAASNRIPVVVDGFVSTAAALIASAIEPKVNNYLIASHVSAENGHLIALEKLGKRAIFDLDLRLGEGTGAVLGLSLVELGVKVLTQAATFTEAKVSMPDLKNLRMKSQVRI